The following proteins are co-located in the Pectinophora gossypiella chromosome 23, ilPecGoss1.1, whole genome shotgun sequence genome:
- the LOC126377417 gene encoding uncharacterized protein LOC126377417 isoform X2 encodes MEVKPVRLIIFNIFLAVNIHTSLECPSELEDAKAAYKSGEIFDQSGTPITLDKIKTKLKDSGIFDVNDTTLNEREKKELSKLFEAVEIMTTSRARQPGNVQNVFSSIRIVERAVKKQLKEGQISETLAAKFNWDKLKSNRIKRSKPLYSFNKETKMRDFDTSS; translated from the exons ATGGAGGTGAAACCTGTTCGACTTATCATCTTTAATATCTT TCTCGCAGTGAATATTCACACGAGTTTAGAATG TCCAAGCGAACTAGAAGACGCGAAAGCGGCGTACAAATCCGGGGAAATCTTCGACCAGTCCGGCACACCTATAACCCTGGACAAAATCAAGACCAAGCTGAAGGACAGCGGTATTTTTGACGTGAACGACACGACGCTGAACGAAAGAGAGAAGAAAGAACTCAGCAAGCTGTTTGAAGCCGTCGAAATTATG ACCACGTCAAGGGCGCGTCAACCAGGGAACGTTCAGAATGTCTTCTCCTCTATAAGGATCGTGGAACGAGCGGTGAAGAAGCAACTGAAGGAAGGACAGATCTCTGAGACGCTCGCTGCCAAGTTCAATTGGGATAAGCT GAAATCCAACCGCATCAAGCGTTCGAAGCCATTGTACAGTTTCAACAAGGAGACAAAGATGCGAGACTTTGATACATCCTCGTAA
- the LOC126377417 gene encoding uncharacterized protein LOC126377417 isoform X1: MEVKPVRLIIFNIFFFCFSLAVNIHTSLECPSELEDAKAAYKSGEIFDQSGTPITLDKIKTKLKDSGIFDVNDTTLNEREKKELSKLFEAVEIMTTSRARQPGNVQNVFSSIRIVERAVKKQLKEGQISETLAAKFNWDKLKSNRIKRSKPLYSFNKETKMRDFDTSS; the protein is encoded by the exons ATGGAGGTGAAACCTGTTCGACTTATCATCTTTAATATCTT TTTTTTCTGTTTCAGTCTCGCAGTGAATATTCACACGAGTTTAGAATG TCCAAGCGAACTAGAAGACGCGAAAGCGGCGTACAAATCCGGGGAAATCTTCGACCAGTCCGGCACACCTATAACCCTGGACAAAATCAAGACCAAGCTGAAGGACAGCGGTATTTTTGACGTGAACGACACGACGCTGAACGAAAGAGAGAAGAAAGAACTCAGCAAGCTGTTTGAAGCCGTCGAAATTATG ACCACGTCAAGGGCGCGTCAACCAGGGAACGTTCAGAATGTCTTCTCCTCTATAAGGATCGTGGAACGAGCGGTGAAGAAGCAACTGAAGGAAGGACAGATCTCTGAGACGCTCGCTGCCAAGTTCAATTGGGATAAGCT GAAATCCAACCGCATCAAGCGTTCGAAGCCATTGTACAGTTTCAACAAGGAGACAAAGATGCGAGACTTTGATACATCCTCGTAA